From Candidatus Binataceae bacterium:
GGCGATCGACGTTTTAGCCACCGTGCCTGGAGTCGCGTGAAGCTGGTTGCCGGAATTGACGTGGGCGGGACCAACACCGACGCGGTGCTGGTTGGCGATACGCAAATAGTTGGGTGGGCGAAAGTCCCCACCACCGCGGATGTCTACAGCGGGATCGTTGCCGCGCTCAAAAAAATCGGTGGCGCGGCCAGCGCAAGCCGCGTCCACATTGGGACGACGGCGTTCACCAACGCGCTGGTCGAACGGCGCGAACTCGCACCCACTGCCGCGATTCGTGCCGGAAAGCCAGTCTCCGAATCGCTGCCACCCATGACCGATTGGCCCGACGATCTGCGAGCTGCGGTTTCCAACCAGAGCTACTTCGTCAGTGGAGGACGCGAATACGACGGGCGTCCAATCGGAACGCTGAATCGACAGGAGCTCGCGGAGATCGCGCGGCGGCTCAGCGCGACCGAAACCACGCAGGCCGCGGTGACGTCCGTCTTCGGAACTTCGTACCCCGACGATGAGGTACGGATTGCCGAATGGCTGGTAGCCGAAAACCCCAGGCTGCAGGTTTCGCTCTCGCACCGGATTGGCCGGTTTGGAATTCTCGAACGCGAGAACGCCACGCTGCTCAACGCGATGCTGCGGCCCCTGGCGGCGCGAACCCTCGCCGCGTACCAGGCGGCGGTACCCGCCAATCTTTTCGTCAGCCAGAACGATGGAACCGTGGCCCGCGCGAGTCGCGCGGTCGAGGCCCCGATTTTCACGGTGGCTTCAGGACCGACCAACAGCCTGCGCGGAGCCGCAATCCTGGCGTCGTCACAGGAGGCGTGCGTGCTGGACGTGGGCGGAACTACCACTGATGCAGGCGTGGTGCATCTTGGCTATCCGCAACCGGCCGGCCTGGATCTCGCAGTCGGCGGAGTGCGGACCAATTTTCGGATGCCGGATCTTTGCTCGGTCGGGATCGGCGGCGGCAGCCTGGTCGACTTGGAAACCGGCGAGGTCGGGCCACGGAGCGTGGGGTTTCGCTTGACCGAGGAAGCGATGGTGTTTGGCGGTGCAACCCTGACGCTTACCGACGTAGCAGTGGCCGCCGGCCGAATCCGGTTGGGCGACCGCTCCCGCGTGGCACATCTGGGAGCCGAAACAATCGCTCGCGTGGACCAGCGCTTGCGTGTACGCCTCGAGCGGTTGCTGGAGAATTTTGAGCGTGCCGGGCGCAACCTTCCGATCATCCTGGTAGGCGGAGGGGCGCCGCTCATCGAGGCGCTGCTGCGTGACCTTGGCCGGAAAGTGTTGTGCCCGGAACGTGCCGATGTTGCCAACGCCTATGGAGCTGCCATGGCGCAAGTCGGCGGAGAAGCCGACCTGACATTTTCTTCAACAGCAATTTCGCGTCCGGAAGCTCTCGCCCGCGCTGAACGTGAAGCGCATCGGCGCGCCGCTGATGCCGGTGCCGCGCCGGACACGGTTACCACGGTCGAGCTCGAAGATGCAGCGTTCTCCTACCTGGCGAGCGACGCGATTCGGGTTCGGGCGCGCGCCGTCGGCGATATCGAGGACCAGGCTCAATGAGCTACGCGATTCACAGGTCCGATGTATCGGCTCTGGCGCTGGGCTCGGCGGTGCTCGGATGCGGCGGGGGTGGCAATTCCTACTATGGTCAACTGGTCGCGCGACGCCTCCTGAGCGAAGAGACGGAGGTTCGGGTCATCGATGTCAATGACATGGAACCCGGCTCCTTCGCCATCAGCCCGGCCGCGGTAGGCGCTACCCTGGTAGCGTTGGAGAAGCCGCCGAGTCTGATTGCCTTGCGCGCCGGCCTCGATGCGGTCACCCCAGCGCTCAAGGGCCGGCTGACGGCATTCTTCGCCGGTGAGATCGGCGGCTTGCAGTGCATCTTTCCGCTACTGGCCGCGGCCCAAGCCGGATTGCCACTGCTGGACGGCGACGGGATGGGCCGCGCGTTTCCGGAGCTGCAGATGACGACCTTCTCTATCTACGGGACGACGCGGGGGCTACCCCACGCGCTCAGCAGCGACCGCGGCATTCTGCCCCTTCCGCCAATCAACCACCCCGACCCTGCGGGCTCATCAGGCGAACCACCCGGAATCCACTTTGAGCGTGCGGTCCGCAAAGTGTGTACCGAAGAAGGCGGGTTGATCTATCTGACCGCGGTTTTCGATCAAGAGTCCTTAAGCCGCACACTGGTGCGCGGCTCCATCTCGCTCGCGCTGCGAATCGGGCGCGCCGTGGAATCCGCGCGCGCGAGCGCCACGGATCCGATCCGCGCCATCATCGATGCCGCCGATGGAAAACCGCTCCTGGTGGGCAAGGTAGTCGACGTCGAAAGGCAGTTCCGCGCCGGACACGACTGGGGAACCGTGCGCGTGGAAGGGGTGGACGAGGACCGCGGTCATCGAGCGGAAATCGCGTTCAAGAATGAATATCTGATCGTAAAG
This genomic window contains:
- a CDS encoding hydantoinase/oxoprolinase family protein; this translates as MKLVAGIDVGGTNTDAVLVGDTQIVGWAKVPTTADVYSGIVAALKKIGGAASASRVHIGTTAFTNALVERRELAPTAAIRAGKPVSESLPPMTDWPDDLRAAVSNQSYFVSGGREYDGRPIGTLNRQELAEIARRLSATETTQAAVTSVFGTSYPDDEVRIAEWLVAENPRLQVSLSHRIGRFGILERENATLLNAMLRPLAARTLAAYQAAVPANLFVSQNDGTVARASRAVEAPIFTVASGPTNSLRGAAILASSQEACVLDVGGTTTDAGVVHLGYPQPAGLDLAVGGVRTNFRMPDLCSVGIGGGSLVDLETGEVGPRSVGFRLTEEAMVFGGATLTLTDVAVAAGRIRLGDRSRVAHLGAETIARVDQRLRVRLERLLENFERAGRNLPIILVGGGAPLIEALLRDLGRKVLCPERADVANAYGAAMAQVGGEADLTFSSTAISRPEALARAEREAHRRAADAGAAPDTVTTVELEDAAFSYLASDAIRVRARAVGDIEDQAQ
- a CDS encoding DUF917 domain-containing protein, with translation MSYAIHRSDVSALALGSAVLGCGGGGNSYYGQLVARRLLSEETEVRVIDVNDMEPGSFAISPAAVGATLVALEKPPSLIALRAGLDAVTPALKGRLTAFFAGEIGGLQCIFPLLAAAQAGLPLLDGDGMGRAFPELQMTTFSIYGTTRGLPHALSSDRGILPLPPINHPDPAGSSGEPPGIHFERAVRKVCTEEGGLIYLTAVFDQESLSRTLVRGSISLALRIGRAVESARASATDPIRAIIDAADGKPLLVGKVVDVERQFRAGHDWGTVRVEGVDEDRGHRAEIAFKNEYLIVKLDDEVVLTVPDLIALVETESGTPVSTDILRPGLRVTVLALPASPLLTTPIALKSVGPSAFGYDLPYISFRSA